In the genome of Equus asinus isolate D_3611 breed Donkey chromosome 9, EquAss-T2T_v2, whole genome shotgun sequence, one region contains:
- the FTMT gene encoding ferritin, mitochondrial, with amino-acid sequence MLSCFLFLSKHIGASLVSLRNARRGFALSPRWVPGGPSGHWPAVPRRPLVAASSSGDPAGPASAPSRVRQNFHPDSEAAINRQINLELYASYVYLSMAYYFSRDDVALNNFARYFLRQSREETEHAEKLMRLQNQRGGRICLQDIKKPDRNDWESGLYAMECALLLEKDVNRSLLELHTLASDKGDPHLCDFLETHYLNDQVKSIKELGDHVHNLVKMGAPDSGLAEYLFDKHTLGNENN; translated from the coding sequence ATGCTATCCTGTTTCTTGTTCCTCTCCAAGCATATCGGCGCTTCGCTGGTGTCCCTGCGCAACGCGCGCCGTGGCTTTGCGCTCTCCCCGCGCTGGGTCCCTGGGGGCCCCTCGGGCCACTGGCCtgccgtcccccgccgcccgctGGTCGCCGCCTCCTCCTCCGGGGACCCAGCCGGGCCCGCCTCCGCCCCCTCCCGGGTGCGCCAGAACTTCCACCCCGACTCCGAGGCCGCCATAAACCGCCAGATCAACCTCGAGCTCTATGCGTCCTACGTGTACTTGTCCATGGCCTATTACTTCTCCCGAGATGACGTGGCCTTGAACAACTTCGCCAGGTATTTCCTTCGCCAGTCCCGGGAGGAGACAGAGCACGCGGAGAAGCTGATGAGGCTGCAGAACCAGCGAGGAGGCCGGATCTGCCTGCAGGACATCAAGAAACCCGACCGAAACGACTGGGAAAGCGGGTTGTATGCCATGGAGTGTGCTCTGCTCTTGGAGAAGGATGTGAACCGGTCGTTGCTGGAATTGCACACCCTGGCCTCAGATAAAGGTGACCCCCATTTGTGCGACTTCCTGGAAACCCACTATCTGAACGACCAGGTGAAGTCTATCAAAGAACTAGGTGACCACGTGCACAACTTGGTTAAGATGGGGGCCCCGGATTCTGGCCTGGCGGAGTACCTTTTTGACAAACATACCCTCggaaatgaaaacaattag